A single window of Chitinophaga sp. XS-30 DNA harbors:
- a CDS encoding FkbM family methyltransferase, with product MKDKAYYPSWTNLAKYGKYLGYFSEYIRYADWKSLRASLRFVFFNKPTHECWDATSALGKFRIRSGTTDFQFVNYAYEKKIRDYLKRETDNGNLDVFMDIGACIGEYSIWLARKGVKCIAFEPVNYEAIHTNISLNELGDRITVFNCGLGSKTENVKFNIMQTVTSSSYIDRESGEGDIRIERLDDLISRIQLEPAGNIIVKLDVEGMETEVLEGARNFISEAANLRIIFERYENDNTVNDKLASLGDFTFQALDEYNCLATKVKSP from the coding sequence ATGAAAGACAAAGCATACTACCCCTCATGGACAAATCTTGCCAAATATGGCAAATACCTCGGCTATTTCAGCGAGTACATCCGCTATGCCGACTGGAAATCACTCCGCGCCTCGCTTCGTTTCGTATTCTTCAACAAGCCCACCCATGAATGCTGGGACGCTACCAGCGCATTGGGGAAATTCCGCATCAGAAGCGGCACAACGGATTTTCAGTTCGTGAACTACGCCTATGAGAAAAAGATCCGTGACTACCTGAAGCGGGAAACGGATAACGGCAACCTGGATGTATTCATGGATATCGGCGCCTGCATTGGTGAATACAGCATATGGCTGGCCCGCAAAGGCGTAAAATGCATCGCTTTTGAACCGGTGAACTATGAAGCGATCCATACCAATATCAGCCTGAATGAACTGGGAGACCGCATCACCGTCTTCAATTGCGGCCTCGGCAGCAAAACGGAAAACGTGAAGTTCAACATCATGCAAACCGTGACCAGTTCCAGTTATATCGACCGGGAGAGTGGCGAAGGGGATATTCGCATAGAAAGGCTCGATGACCTGATCTCCCGGATCCAGCTGGAGCCCGCCGGCAATATCATCGTAAAACTGGATGTGGAAGGGATGGAAACCGAAGTGCTGGAAGGCGCGCGGAACTTCATCAGCGAGGCCGCCAACCTCCGCATCATCTTCGAAAGATATGAGAACGACAATACGGTCAACGACAAGCTGGCTTCCCTGGGAGACTTCACTTTCCAGGCGCTGGATGAATACAATTGCCTGGCCACCAAAGTGAAATCTCCCTGA
- a CDS encoding glycosyltransferase: MIIQNRDFVIIGLQQWYTPIGSNCKNIALQLARHNRVLYVNSPLDRKTILQSKNDPNVVYHLRAIKGEVPDIVPIGENLWNLYPSSILESINWIPFTSVFSWFNRQNNKKFAADIRLAINKMGFRDVIIFNDNDMFRGFHMKALLKPETYVYYSRDYLLGVDYWKKHGSRLEPQHIAGADVAVANSLYLADMLKQYNPRSYYVGQGCDLSLFNADEKHPLPADLAHVQGPVIGYVGALNTLRLDLRILENIARERSEWSLVLVGPEDEAFRSSSLHQLPNVHFLGRKEVNELPSYIQAFDVCLNPQLVNPVTIGNYPLKIDEYLAMGKPTVATNTKTMSLFKDYVYLADQPEEYVGLIEKALHEGPDLKKAERIRFARSHSWENSVAGIYEAIHSYESR, translated from the coding sequence ATGATCATTCAGAACAGAGACTTTGTTATTATCGGCCTTCAGCAATGGTACACCCCAATAGGCAGCAACTGTAAAAATATTGCTCTTCAGCTTGCCAGGCATAACCGGGTATTATACGTCAACTCCCCGCTGGACAGAAAAACGATCCTGCAGTCGAAAAATGACCCCAATGTCGTGTATCATCTCCGCGCCATAAAAGGCGAAGTGCCGGATATTGTGCCCATTGGTGAAAATCTCTGGAACCTTTATCCATCCTCGATCCTGGAGTCGATCAACTGGATACCGTTCACATCGGTATTTTCCTGGTTCAACAGGCAGAACAACAAAAAATTCGCTGCGGACATCCGGCTGGCTATCAATAAAATGGGGTTCAGGGATGTGATCATTTTCAATGATAATGACATGTTCCGTGGATTTCACATGAAAGCGCTGCTGAAGCCGGAAACCTATGTGTATTACAGCCGGGATTACCTGCTTGGCGTGGATTACTGGAAAAAGCACGGCAGCCGTCTGGAGCCGCAGCATATTGCCGGGGCGGATGTGGCAGTAGCCAATTCACTCTACCTGGCCGATATGTTAAAGCAGTACAATCCCCGCAGTTACTATGTAGGCCAGGGCTGTGACCTTTCCCTTTTTAATGCTGATGAGAAGCATCCGCTTCCGGCGGACCTGGCGCATGTGCAAGGCCCGGTTATCGGCTATGTAGGCGCATTGAACACCTTGCGGCTGGATCTTCGCATCCTGGAAAATATAGCCAGGGAGCGCAGTGAATGGAGCCTTGTGCTGGTGGGGCCGGAAGACGAGGCTTTTCGCAGCAGCTCCCTCCATCAGTTGCCCAACGTACACTTCCTGGGCCGTAAGGAAGTAAATGAGCTTCCGTCCTACATCCAGGCATTTGACGTCTGCCTTAACCCCCAGTTGGTCAACCCGGTCACTATTGGCAATTACCCGTTGAAGATCGATGAATACCTGGCCATGGGTAAGCCGACCGTAGCGACCAACACTAAAACGATGAGCCTGTTCAAGGACTATGTGTATCTGGCAGATCAGCCGGAGGAATATGTTGGGTTGATAGAAAAAGCATTGCATGAAGGCCCTGATCTAAAAAAGGCAGAACGGATCCGCTTTGCCCGTTCCCATAGTTGGGAAAATTCAGTGGCAGGTATTTATGAGGCCATTCATTCATACGAATCCAGATGA
- a CDS encoding DapH/DapD/GlmU-related protein, whose amino-acid sequence MSFKEKIKQNARLKQLALRLLMPENQARPRLWVRWFVNPFYHHKGKGSLIRRRTRIDVLPFNPFVLGAHSTIEDFATVNNGMGGVFIGEHVRVGIGNVLIGPVRIGNHVIIAQNVVMSGLNHGYQDPDMPISLQPCETAEINIEADCWIGANAVITAGVSIGKHSVVAGGSVVTRDVPPFSIVAGNPARIIKQFDPGSNTWKKV is encoded by the coding sequence ATGAGTTTCAAAGAAAAGATAAAACAGAATGCCCGGCTCAAACAACTGGCGCTTCGCCTGTTGATGCCGGAGAACCAGGCACGCCCGCGCTTGTGGGTACGCTGGTTCGTGAACCCGTTCTACCATCATAAAGGTAAAGGCTCGCTGATCCGTCGCAGGACCAGGATAGATGTGCTGCCGTTCAATCCCTTTGTGTTAGGCGCCCATTCTACGATCGAAGATTTTGCTACCGTGAACAATGGTATGGGAGGTGTCTTCATTGGAGAACATGTACGCGTGGGGATCGGTAATGTGCTGATTGGCCCGGTAAGGATCGGAAATCATGTGATCATTGCACAAAACGTTGTTATGTCAGGACTGAACCACGGCTATCAGGATCCGGATATGCCCATTTCATTGCAACCCTGCGAAACAGCAGAGATCAATATTGAAGCGGATTGCTGGATCGGTGCGAATGCCGTGATCACCGCCGGAGTCAGCATAGGAAAACATTCCGTTGTAGCAGGCGGCAGTGTAGTCACCCGGGATGTTCCCCCATTTTCCATTGTTGCCGGCAATCCCGCCAGGATCATTAAACAATTCGATCCCGGAAGCAATACCTGGAAAAAAGTCTGA
- a CDS encoding PKD domain-containing protein, with product MLGSGQQQVPVTLNESTLSNIAGYYRYLPAGYETGTKKYPVIVFIHGVGELQNGGKPLSAVLANGIPKLISQGKFPESFTVNGQQHAFIVISPQFKTWPGSIDAIRLIEYLAKDLRIDMNRVYVTGLSMGGGVTWGAISESKENAVKYAAAVPVCGAYQPTTALAASIASSNIPVWALHNKYDDNPATKAQFSIDWVNMINASQPAPNPLARVTIFDAYGHDAWTKAYDPNYRENGMNVYEWMLQYTADREPGSNDPVPPPVAAGKRIVVPVSNSANGRMEIYYPKVQETLNVSPGDTLCIPAGEYEYIHFGNLAGTQEKPIVITNCGGLVKLGIKNQGTASVWSLSSCKFIEIAGNGAAGVEYGFDLNGTNVTGAKIFGMTLGSGSTDFDIHHVFIHDGGILLQAKTLQSCDKPEYLEGSFVMRNVKIHHVKARNAQWEGFYIGNTHYFWDDGTCTNLRSHWIENLEVYDNDLENIGSDGIQISMTRNGNNKLYNNRLVNYGLNKNDAHGYGLLIGSGSSVSVYNNYVSGGYMPGINIFGSGVNKVYNNVVENITYEGISVSDKIPAGVDASLFPAPTAYIYNNTISNTDAGRNSVKIFAYRTTLAHKVYNNLSIVNGTAYDYPSKGLYIRGDQAILLESGNNLQFSTGDAAGLVNAAGGDFHLKAESPAVNTGRDMQDLELLTDYDNVARPQEGKYDVGAFEQRTSAGNTPPIADAGNDMTITLPVTAIQLDGSGSSDPGGSIASYAWKKVSGPAGESIASASSAKTNVSGLEAGDYIFELTVSDNEGLTATDRVAVKVNPAPNKAPVADAGSNITITLPQNTITLNGESSADEDGEIASYAWKKVSGPAGESIASASSAKTNVSGLAAGDYIFELTVADNEGLTATDQVAVKVNPAPNKAPVADAGSSIAITLPQNTVTLNGGSSADEDGEIVSYTWTKLSGGTADIANPSAASTEVSNLQSGVYNFRLVVKDDSGDADTATVSVVVNVSGNNIPKAIAGSNVTITLPQNSTVLDGSSSSDPDGDALTYWWLKVTGPSDVKFSNAAAAVNTVTQMVAGVYVFQLLVTDPAGMEDSARVTITVLPEELPANKPPVANAGENKTITLPINTLTLTGASSSDPDGTITAYQWTKISGPSGFQFSNSSAAINTVSHLVEGVYIFRLTVTDSDGAKDSAQVTVTVLPGEPVENKPPVAVVEYEKELQLPNDFVEVDGRNSSDPDGVIQGYAWKQLSGPARVSIVNPGLSATRIINLTEAGNYMFELTVTDDDGATGSAAFEVIVLGDNQVKADTITAFPTPASNVVYVDINFRIEGKLQISVYNMNGELKSLATYPEGGQSRHQVDISNLPNGYFILELRGENGFRWSRKILKIR from the coding sequence TTGTTGGGATCAGGGCAGCAGCAGGTACCCGTAACCCTCAACGAAAGCACGCTATCAAATATTGCCGGGTATTACCGGTATCTTCCCGCAGGATACGAAACCGGTACAAAGAAGTATCCGGTGATCGTTTTTATTCACGGCGTCGGGGAATTGCAGAATGGAGGAAAACCGCTCTCAGCGGTGCTGGCAAACGGCATCCCCAAGCTGATCAGTCAGGGTAAGTTCCCTGAATCTTTTACGGTGAACGGTCAGCAACATGCTTTCATTGTCATCTCACCGCAATTTAAAACCTGGCCCGGTTCTATTGACGCCATCCGGCTGATCGAATACCTGGCGAAGGATTTGCGGATAGACATGAACCGAGTGTATGTTACGGGCCTTAGCATGGGTGGAGGCGTAACCTGGGGCGCGATATCCGAGAGCAAGGAAAATGCGGTGAAATACGCCGCGGCAGTGCCTGTCTGCGGTGCGTACCAGCCCACAACGGCATTGGCTGCAAGTATCGCTTCCAGCAATATCCCCGTATGGGCGCTGCACAACAAGTATGATGATAATCCGGCAACTAAAGCCCAATTTTCTATCGATTGGGTAAATATGATCAATGCTTCTCAGCCCGCACCCAACCCGCTGGCACGCGTCACAATTTTTGATGCCTATGGTCATGATGCATGGACGAAGGCATACGATCCCAACTACCGGGAAAACGGGATGAATGTGTACGAATGGATGTTGCAATATACCGCAGACCGGGAGCCGGGCTCGAATGATCCGGTACCGCCGCCGGTAGCTGCAGGCAAAAGGATCGTGGTGCCGGTATCCAATTCGGCCAACGGTAGAATGGAAATTTATTACCCCAAAGTACAGGAAACTTTAAATGTAAGCCCGGGGGACACGCTGTGTATCCCGGCCGGTGAATATGAGTATATTCATTTTGGCAATCTCGCGGGCACGCAGGAGAAACCGATAGTGATCACCAATTGCGGCGGGCTGGTGAAACTGGGCATAAAAAACCAGGGTACCGCTTCGGTCTGGAGCCTTTCCTCCTGCAAATTCATAGAGATCGCCGGAAACGGTGCCGCCGGCGTGGAATACGGTTTTGACCTGAATGGTACGAACGTGACCGGCGCAAAGATATTTGGCATGACGTTGGGAAGCGGAAGTACTGATTTTGATATTCATCATGTGTTTATCCACGATGGCGGCATTCTGCTGCAGGCCAAGACGCTGCAGTCATGCGACAAACCCGAATACCTGGAAGGGAGCTTTGTAATGCGGAATGTCAAAATACACCATGTTAAAGCAAGGAATGCCCAATGGGAAGGGTTTTATATCGGTAATACCCATTATTTCTGGGACGACGGTACTTGTACCAATCTCCGGTCTCACTGGATCGAGAACCTGGAAGTATATGATAACGACCTGGAGAATATAGGCAGTGACGGCATTCAGATCAGCATGACCAGGAATGGCAATAATAAATTGTATAACAACAGGCTGGTCAATTACGGGCTGAATAAAAATGATGCTCATGGCTATGGATTGCTGATAGGCAGCGGGAGCAGTGTGAGCGTTTATAATAATTATGTGTCCGGCGGTTATATGCCGGGCATTAATATTTTTGGCAGCGGCGTTAACAAGGTGTATAATAACGTTGTTGAAAATATCACCTATGAAGGGATCAGCGTATCGGACAAAATACCCGCTGGTGTGGATGCCTCGCTTTTTCCGGCCCCCACCGCCTACATTTATAACAATACGATCTCAAATACGGACGCTGGCAGAAATTCCGTCAAGATATTTGCCTACCGCACCACACTCGCACATAAAGTTTATAATAACCTGAGCATTGTTAACGGAACGGCTTATGACTATCCGTCCAAAGGCCTTTATATCAGAGGAGACCAGGCAATATTGCTGGAATCCGGCAATAATCTGCAATTCAGTACAGGGGATGCGGCGGGACTTGTAAATGCCGCAGGCGGGGATTTTCATCTGAAAGCGGAATCTCCGGCTGTAAATACTGGCAGGGATATGCAGGATCTGGAATTGCTGACGGATTACGATAATGTAGCGCGGCCGCAGGAAGGGAAGTACGATGTGGGTGCTTTTGAGCAGCGTACTTCAGCTGGCAATACACCGCCAATTGCAGATGCAGGGAATGATATGACGATAACCCTCCCTGTCACCGCCATTCAACTGGATGGCTCCGGATCTTCCGATCCCGGAGGGAGTATTGCTTCCTATGCCTGGAAAAAAGTCAGCGGGCCGGCCGGGGAAAGCATTGCCAGCGCTTCATCTGCCAAAACAAATGTCAGCGGCCTTGAGGCGGGCGACTATATTTTTGAGTTGACGGTTTCCGATAATGAAGGGCTGACTGCAACTGACCGGGTGGCCGTTAAGGTAAATCCTGCGCCCAACAAAGCTCCGGTAGCCGATGCCGGCAGCAATATAACCATTACATTACCGCAAAATACGATAACACTCAATGGGGAATCCTCTGCGGATGAAGACGGAGAGATCGCTTCTTATGCCTGGAAAAAAGTCAGCGGGCCGGCCGGGGAAAGCATCGCCAGCGCTTCATCAGCCAAAACAAATGTCAGCGGTCTTGCGGCGGGCGACTATATTTTTGAGTTGACGGTTGCTGATAATGAAGGGCTGACTGCAACAGACCAGGTGGCCGTTAAAGTAAATCCGGCACCTAACAAAGCTCCGGTAGCCGATGCCGGCAGTAGTATAGCCATCACGTTGCCGCAAAATACGGTAACACTAAACGGGGGATCCTCTGCAGACGAAGACGGAGAGATCGTTTCTTACACCTGGACCAAACTGAGCGGAGGCACGGCAGATATAGCCAATCCCTCGGCAGCCTCAACCGAAGTAAGCAACCTGCAGAGTGGCGTATATAATTTCAGGCTTGTCGTTAAAGATGACAGCGGCGATGCTGATACCGCAACGGTGAGCGTAGTTGTTAATGTCAGCGGAAATAACATACCCAAGGCTATAGCGGGCAGCAATGTTACCATTACGCTCCCGCAAAATTCCACTGTGCTGGATGGTTCTTCTTCATCCGATCCGGATGGCGATGCACTGACGTATTGGTGGCTGAAGGTCACCGGCCCGTCTGATGTGAAGTTCTCCAATGCTGCTGCTGCTGTCAATACAGTTACCCAGATGGTGGCAGGCGTATACGTGTTCCAACTGCTGGTGACTGACCCCGCGGGAATGGAAGATTCCGCCAGGGTGACCATTACCGTTCTGCCCGAGGAGTTGCCTGCCAATAAACCTCCGGTAGCGAATGCTGGAGAGAACAAGACCATTACATTACCGATCAATACCCTGACATTGACCGGGGCATCTTCCAGTGATCCTGATGGTACGATCACAGCATATCAATGGACGAAGATCTCGGGCCCCTCGGGTTTCCAGTTCTCGAATTCCTCCGCAGCGATCAATACCGTTTCCCACCTTGTTGAAGGCGTATATATTTTCAGGCTGACGGTAACAGATTCAGATGGAGCCAAAGATTCCGCTCAGGTCACCGTTACCGTTCTCCCTGGTGAACCTGTTGAAAACAAACCACCGGTAGCGGTCGTGGAATATGAAAAGGAATTGCAGCTGCCCAATGATTTTGTGGAAGTGGACGGCAGGAATTCCAGTGATCCTGATGGGGTTATACAAGGCTATGCCTGGAAACAATTATCCGGTCCCGCCCGGGTTTCCATCGTCAATCCCGGCCTTTCCGCAACGCGTATCATCAACCTGACGGAAGCGGGTAACTATATGTTTGAACTGACGGTGACCGATGACGATGGAGCTACAGGCAGCGCTGCATTTGAAGTTATCGTACTGGGTGATAACCAGGTGAAGGCCGACACAATTACGGCATTCCCGACGCCGGCGTCTAATGTGGTGTATGTGGATATCAATTTCCGGATCGAAGGAAAACTGCAGATCTCTGTATATAATATGAATGGAGAATTGAAGTCTCTTGCCACTTATCCAGAAGGCGGCCAGTCCCGGCACCAGGTAGATATCAGCAATTTGCCGAATGGCTACTTTATCCTTGAGCTCCGCGGGGAAAACGGTTTCCGCTGGAGCAGGAAGATATTGAAGATCAGATAA
- a CDS encoding lipopolysaccharide biosynthesis protein — protein MAFKFLSVFNNRHFHSLTGNLVTAFFNVLSFALLVRILSLDAFGEWVIFLGTYNVLDQVRTALLQSGIIKFYAGVDEDTAKQVAGAAWYLSLVVTAIFVVASFAVYFIGYNYFESTWHFFIRWIGLLTLFSLPFNFATWVLQASHRFNKIVHIRILQNGSFLAFLIALYLLEQVSLENVLYAYALSLILASAYSLVFRWTLIRSMAFRTKTQVLELYRFGRLIVGSMLSSSLLNYSDNMIIRAMISPAAVAIYSIPQKFMEVIEIILRSFVATAQPTISAAANRKDWPEVARAFARYTGIVTIMIVPFIFLLFIFTKPLILILAEEQYLNATILVRIILLSAILFPIDRFIGVTLDMINKPQVNFYKNLLKLILNIILDVTLVWAYTDVSAVAVASVLNLIFAVAFGYYFLRKYIHIEFKQILVAGWQDIKMLIGKKLFK, from the coding sequence ATGGCTTTTAAGTTTTTATCAGTTTTCAATAACAGGCATTTTCACTCACTGACAGGCAACCTGGTTACCGCCTTCTTTAATGTTTTATCCTTTGCATTATTAGTCAGGATATTATCACTGGATGCATTCGGAGAATGGGTGATCTTCCTCGGTACGTATAATGTGCTGGACCAGGTACGCACGGCATTGCTGCAGTCCGGCATCATTAAATTCTACGCAGGCGTGGATGAAGATACGGCCAAACAGGTGGCTGGCGCTGCATGGTATCTCTCCCTGGTAGTGACGGCCATCTTCGTTGTGGCATCGTTCGCTGTATATTTTATCGGGTACAATTATTTTGAATCCACCTGGCATTTCTTTATCCGCTGGATCGGGCTGCTGACCTTATTTTCCCTGCCTTTCAACTTCGCAACCTGGGTGCTGCAGGCCAGCCACCGTTTCAACAAGATCGTGCATATCCGCATACTGCAGAATGGCTCTTTCCTGGCTTTCCTGATTGCCCTGTACCTGCTGGAACAGGTGTCGCTGGAAAACGTCTTGTATGCCTATGCACTGTCGTTGATACTGGCCAGTGCCTACAGCCTGGTTTTCCGGTGGACGCTTATTCGCAGCATGGCTTTCCGCACAAAAACACAGGTACTTGAACTATACCGTTTCGGCAGGCTGATCGTGGGCAGCATGCTCTCCTCTTCGCTGCTGAACTATTCGGATAACATGATCATCCGGGCCATGATCAGTCCTGCTGCCGTGGCGATTTACAGCATACCGCAGAAGTTCATGGAAGTGATAGAGATCATCCTCCGCAGCTTCGTGGCTACCGCGCAGCCAACCATTTCTGCCGCCGCCAACCGGAAGGACTGGCCGGAAGTTGCCAGGGCATTTGCACGCTACACGGGTATTGTAACGATAATGATCGTTCCGTTCATATTCCTGTTATTCATTTTTACCAAACCGCTCATCCTGATATTGGCTGAAGAGCAATACCTGAACGCCACCATACTGGTGAGGATCATCCTGCTATCGGCCATTCTTTTTCCGATCGACCGCTTTATCGGCGTTACACTGGACATGATCAACAAGCCGCAGGTGAACTTTTACAAGAACCTGCTGAAACTGATCCTCAATATCATACTGGACGTTACACTGGTGTGGGCTTACACTGATGTCAGCGCGGTGGCGGTCGCGTCTGTTCTCAACCTCATATTTGCAGTGGCGTTCGGCTACTATTTCCTCCGCAAATACATCCATATAGAATTTAAACAGATACTTGTTGCCGGCTGGCAGGATATCAAAATGCTGATCGGGAAAAAATTATTCAAATGA
- a CDS encoding beta-1,6-N-acetylglucosaminyltransferase encodes MKIAFVILCHKNPGQLERLLLRLQHPRIDCYIHLDGKSSLSEWETKINLPRVRFIRDRVKVTWAGYGTIAAAFKGIEAVLASEEPYASIHLISAQDYPLVSAGELYDFFAANAGKEYLDILTPAELKRVISKITQYHFEDLRIPGKYRLTKLVNQILPARKHPLGMEVFGGSLWWSLTRECAAYCLDFVRRHPALVRFYKYTWGGDEFIFQTIIMNSPFREQVVQDNLRYIDWSEGNANPRTFTIEYYDTLMHSGKLLARKFDLDKAPLLLDKIDAALDHA; translated from the coding sequence ATGAAAATAGCGTTCGTTATTCTTTGCCACAAAAATCCCGGGCAACTGGAGCGCCTGCTTTTACGTCTGCAGCATCCACGTATCGATTGCTACATACATCTGGATGGAAAATCCAGCCTGAGTGAATGGGAAACGAAGATCAATCTGCCCCGCGTCCGTTTCATCCGGGACAGGGTTAAAGTCACCTGGGCGGGCTACGGTACAATAGCTGCAGCTTTTAAAGGAATTGAAGCCGTACTCGCATCAGAAGAACCTTATGCGTCCATTCATCTCATCAGTGCGCAGGACTATCCACTCGTCAGTGCCGGAGAACTGTACGATTTTTTTGCGGCCAATGCCGGTAAAGAATACCTGGACATTCTCACGCCTGCCGAGCTGAAAAGGGTCATCTCCAAGATCACACAATATCATTTTGAAGATCTGCGCATACCGGGGAAATACCGGCTGACCAAGCTAGTCAATCAAATATTGCCCGCGCGCAAACACCCGCTGGGGATGGAGGTTTTTGGCGGCTCCCTCTGGTGGAGCCTCACCCGGGAGTGTGCTGCTTACTGCCTTGACTTTGTCCGCCGCCATCCTGCGCTGGTGCGTTTTTATAAATATACCTGGGGGGGAGATGAATTTATCTTTCAGACGATCATCATGAACAGTCCCTTTCGCGAACAGGTGGTGCAGGACAATCTGCGTTATATCGACTGGTCTGAAGGAAATGCCAACCCCCGGACCTTCACCATCGAGTATTACGATACTTTAATGCATTCGGGTAAGCTGCTGGCCCGGAAATTCGATCTCGACAAAGCGCCTCTGCTGCTGGACAAAATCGATGCCGCGCTGGACCATGCATAA
- a CDS encoding bifunctional 2-polyprenyl-6-hydroxyphenol methylase/3-demethylubiquinol 3-O-methyltransferase UbiG — translation MTQTAITYEYDRIADIKRLNFITDSLQKEIPANGRVLDVGCGNGVISRHLGQFGYDVLGIDISDKTIDVARSRNKYPNVRFEAISAEALTAQGERYDAVICSEVLEHLDHPGGLLKTIYASLKDDGLLVVTVPNGKGPREMFVTKPMLKARNNPRVWKFINKIKNALGFKGTTAQSQADNLDHVQFFTKSDLLQLAGNNNFKIIRFAKTNFIEDVFPFSLFSKRIKFLQTLDCQVAEILPYSFTGGFNTLWKKKAE, via the coding sequence ATGACACAAACTGCGATTACTTACGAATACGATCGTATTGCCGATATCAAGCGTTTGAATTTTATAACCGACAGCCTGCAGAAGGAAATTCCCGCAAACGGGCGTGTACTGGACGTAGGTTGTGGAAATGGCGTGATCAGCCGCCATCTGGGTCAGTTTGGATATGATGTGCTGGGGATAGATATCAGTGACAAGACCATAGATGTAGCGCGTTCCCGCAACAAGTACCCCAATGTTCGCTTTGAGGCCATCAGCGCCGAAGCACTGACTGCGCAGGGCGAAAGATATGATGCCGTGATCTGTAGCGAAGTGCTGGAACACCTGGACCATCCCGGTGGTCTGCTCAAAACCATCTACGCATCGTTGAAAGACGATGGCCTGCTGGTGGTAACGGTACCTAATGGCAAAGGCCCGCGTGAAATGTTCGTTACAAAACCAATGCTGAAGGCCCGCAATAATCCCAGGGTCTGGAAATTCATTAACAAGATCAAGAACGCTCTTGGCTTTAAAGGCACTACAGCACAGTCACAGGCAGATAACCTGGACCATGTTCAGTTCTTTACCAAAAGTGACCTGTTGCAACTCGCGGGAAACAATAATTTCAAGATCATCCGCTTTGCCAAGACCAATTTTATTGAAGATGTGTTCCCTTTCTCTCTTTTCTCCAAAAGGATCAAATTCCTGCAGACGCTGGATTGCCAGGTAGCGGAAATACTTCCCTACAGCTTTACAGGCGGATTCAATACCTTGTGGAAGAAGAAGGCGGAGTAA
- a CDS encoding glycosyltransferase translates to MQQNGKIKVLQAIRQGKIGGGETHVLDLVATLDRTKYDPVVLSFTDGPMITALEQLDIPVHVIASEKAFDLAVWKKVKQFIIDKQIDLVHMHGTRAGTNILWPARRLKLPVIYTVHGWSFHEGLNPLMKKARITAEKFITGRTKANICVSESNRQTGISAFGGFDAVVIRNGVNLRKFDRSKAFDSVRRAYGIPDSQVVIGYIARMTLQKAPLNMIRALAMAAKDAPELTLLMIGDGELKADAVALAKDLGVEDRVIFDKFRQDVPAVLQSVDIYCLPSLWEGFPIGVLEAMAMAKAVVASDVDGTREAVKHEENGVLVTANDIPALSAALVRLAKDPSLRQQLGNNANATVRENFSVDKMTRQIEDVYQKARTT, encoded by the coding sequence ATGCAGCAGAATGGAAAAATAAAGGTTTTGCAGGCTATCCGCCAGGGCAAGATCGGCGGTGGAGAAACGCATGTACTGGATCTGGTCGCAACGCTGGACCGTACCAAATATGATCCTGTAGTACTGTCTTTCACGGATGGCCCGATGATCACCGCATTGGAGCAACTGGATATCCCTGTGCACGTGATCGCCAGTGAGAAAGCATTCGATCTCGCTGTCTGGAAAAAAGTGAAGCAGTTCATCATAGATAAGCAGATAGACCTGGTGCATATGCATGGCACAAGAGCCGGCACCAATATTCTCTGGCCGGCGCGCCGGCTGAAACTGCCGGTGATCTATACCGTTCACGGCTGGTCTTTTCATGAAGGGCTTAACCCGTTAATGAAAAAAGCGCGTATAACGGCTGAAAAATTTATCACCGGCAGAACGAAAGCGAATATCTGTGTTTCGGAATCCAACCGGCAGACCGGGATCAGTGCTTTTGGCGGATTTGATGCAGTGGTGATCCGGAATGGCGTGAACTTGCGTAAATTTGATCGTTCTAAAGCATTTGACAGTGTAAGAAGAGCATATGGCATACCTGACAGCCAGGTGGTGATCGGTTACATTGCCAGAATGACCCTGCAAAAAGCCCCGCTGAATATGATCAGGGCATTGGCCATGGCGGCGAAGGATGCACCGGAACTGACCTTGCTGATGATAGGGGACGGGGAACTGAAAGCGGATGCAGTAGCGCTAGCCAAAGACCTGGGTGTAGAGGACCGGGTGATATTCGACAAGTTCCGCCAGGATGTGCCGGCTGTGCTGCAGTCAGTGGATATTTACTGCTTACCCTCCCTGTGGGAAGGATTCCCGATTGGAGTGCTGGAGGCCATGGCTATGGCAAAAGCAGTAGTCGCCAGTGATGTGGATGGAACGCGGGAAGCGGTGAAACATGAAGAGAACGGCGTGCTGGTGACAGCCAATGATATTCCAGCATTGTCCGCCGCATTGGTGAGGCTGGCAAAGGACCCTTCATTACGACAGCAGCTTGGCAACAACGCCAATGCAACGGTAAGAGAAAACTTCAGCGTAGATAAGATGACGCGACAGATCGAAGACGTTTATCAAAAAGCAAGAACAACATGA